A genomic region of Pelodiscus sinensis isolate JC-2024 chromosome 1, ASM4963464v1, whole genome shotgun sequence contains the following coding sequences:
- the USP44 gene encoding ubiquitin carboxyl-terminal hydrolase 44 isoform X6, whose translation MDKCKHIGRLRLAQDHSILNPQKWHCVDCNTTESVWACLSCSHVACGRYIEEHALKHFQESSHPVALEVNELYVFCYLCDDYVLNDNATGDLKLLRSTLSAIKSQNYDCTTRSGRTLRSMGTSDDSYLSHNGAQALLRNEDRMFTALWHRRRALMGKVFRSWFELTPSGKKSLEEERLQEEAEERRDKARKRRQERKRQLKVEMEKMPPRKSSRLQHQNKISSKVSSWVQKSPQNLSSPMELKVTSTSDEVRLKKIGDSPIKRRPTVTPGVTGLRNLGNTCYMNSILQVLSHLLIFRECFLKLDLNQTQELLATATSGKTRSSTKHPPITGSAFCLNENQVKLKGSSSMRRPSLSSGLSGGASKSRNMELIQSREPSSKHISLCHELHTLFQVMWSGKWALVSPFAMLHSVWRLIPAFRGYAQQDAQEFLCELLDKVQQELETTGTRYPALIPTSQRKLIKQVLNVVNTIFHGQLLSQVQKRQIWIYLSDIVTVINRLLTMITKKITRLTETGLTSVKRLFELTCYTVTCLACDNKSNTIEPFWDLSLEFPERYHCNGKEMAFQYPCLLTEMLAKFTETEALEGKIYACDQCNKAQKQLMVCQLPQVLRLHLKRFRVLGTLQ comes from the exons ATGGATAAGTGTAAGCACATAGGGCGACTACGGCTTGCCCAAGACCATTCCATCCTGAACCCTCAGAAGTGGCATTGCGTGGACTGCAATACTACAGAATCAGTTTGGGCATGCCTTAGCTGTTCACATGTTGCATGTGGAAGATACATTGAAGAGCATGCACTAAAGCACTTTCAGGAAAGTAGTCATCCAGTGGCATTGGAAGTGAATGAGCTGTATGTTTTTTGTTACCTTTGTGATGACTATGTTCTTAATGATAATGCAACTGGTGACTTAAAACTATTGCGAAGTACATTAAGTGCAATTAAGAGTCAAAACTATGACTGCACTACCCGTAGTGGCAGGACTTTGCGATCTATGGGTACGAGTGATGACTCTTACCTTTCACACAATGGTGCCCAAGCCTTGCTTCGGAATGAAGACCGTATGTTCACAGCTCTGTGGCACAGAAGGCGTGCATTAATGGGCAAAGTGTTTAGATCATGGTTTGAGCTAACACCTAGTGGGAAAAAGAGTTTGGAAGAAGAGAGGCTCCAGGAAGAAGCAGAGGAAAGAAGGGATAAAGCTAGGAAAAGGAGACAAGAGCGAAAGCGTCAGCTGAAAGTAGAGATGGAAAAAATGCCTCCAAGGAAGAGTTCTCGTTTAcaacatcaaaataaaatatcctCAAAAGTATCATCCTGGGTACAAAAATCACCACAAAATTTGTCCTCTCCTATGGAGCTGAAAGTAACTTCTACCTCAGATGAAGTACGATTGAAAAAAATTGGTGACTCTCCAATTAAGCGAAGGCCTACAGTGACTCCTGGTGTAACAGGACTGAGAAATTTGGGTAATACATGCTATATGAACTCTATTCTACAAGTATTGAGTCATTTGCTTATTTTTCGGGAATGTTTTTTAAAGCTTGATCTGAACCAAACTCAAGAATTGCTGGCAACAGCAACCAGTGGAAAAACAAGATCCTCTACTAAACACCCTCCAATTACTGGTTCTGCATTTTGTTTGAATGAGAACCAAGTAAAGTTAAAAGGATCATCGTCTATGAGACGACCTAGTTTATCATCCGGACTAAGTGGAGGGGCATCAAAAAGTAGAAATATGGAACTTATTCAGTCCAGGGAGCCAAGCTCAAAGCACATTTCTCTATGTCATGAGCTACATACTCTGTTCCAAGTTATGTGGTCTGGCAAGTGGGCATTGGTGTCTCCTTTTGCCATGCTCCATTCTGTGTGGCGACTAATCCCGGCCTTCCGAGGTTATGCCCAACAAGATGCTCAGGAATTCCTCTGTGAACTTTTGGATAAAGTACAGCAAGAACTGGAAACAACTGGGACCAGATACCCAGCTCTCATCCCCACTTCTCAAAGGAAACTTATCAAACAGGTTCTGAATGTGGTCAATACCATTTTTCACGGACAGCTTTTAAGTCAG GTGCAGAAAAGGCAAATATGGATCTACCTGTCTGATATAGTGACAGTGATTAACAGACTTCTAACTATGATTACCAAAAAGATAACACGACTCACTGAAACAGGATTGACATCTGTTAAAAGGCTTTTTGAATTAACTTGTTACACA GTTACATGTCTTGCGTGTGACAATAAGTCAAATACAATAGAACCCTTCTGGGACCTGTCGCTGGAATTTCCTGAGAGGTATCATTGCAATGGGAAGGAGATGGCTTTTCAGTATCCATGCCTACTTACAGAAATGTTGGCCAAGTTTACAGAGACGGAAGCTTTAGAAGGAAAGATATATGCATGTGATCAATGCAACA AAGCCCAGAAACAGCTTATGGTGTGTCAACTACCTCAAGTTCTGAGACTACACCTTAAGCGGTTCAG GGTTCTGGGTACACTGCAATGA